In Oryza sativa Japonica Group chromosome 2, ASM3414082v1, the following are encoded in one genomic region:
- the LOC107277885 gene encoding vacuolar protein 8 isoform X2: protein MEVAECSEKLQILKASASASMAYSIVQFPVKWQSIKYKLQQLCSNLNAPGDDGSCNENVILVQFLQTATATVSHIQAIASQCSDESYNGGRLRLRSDLDSISSKLDIHLKDLKEMVSSRISVRSQAVIATRPAIGASLSNKRFYINDLFLRVRIGDLAQRKQALVTIGELLSEDIEYVKIVALDIDNSITLLISFLESGDACIQEQAARIVSLIAGYDSYRGMLVKAGVVAPLVQLLDSPSCTSTTVSSRERAAHALRELTSNSDNVWAVCAQGGVTVLLIVCANVDSRGKLVSSAFAVLKNLSRVEEVKMFMVEQGAVMELVKLSRQKEEERKVGSVELLHYMALADANVRQAAISMGMIQSLTQLMNPDLPYSSKAREVALSAIAFFCLPSKALTDDLISSNFLSWLQTYLNNVDYAVLECTLNILVRLTRISEEYSKMVGRAGFMTALVSSLGAKSCQVREMAAQVLCNLLLLHSNRVVFIQDGDNLNRLLQSLEHGDGKTMAKDLAISCLVSLAETSAGRKKIISSQHFVSLKGLADSGDLPAKKIVKKLCANKLQSILTRIRIT from the coding sequence ATGGAGGTAGCAGAATGCAGTGAGAAGCTGCAAATTTTAAAGGCATCGGCTTCAGCATCAATGGCTTATTCGATTGTTCAGTTCCCAGTCAAGTGGCAATCCATCAAGTACAAGCTTCAGCAACTCTGTTCCAACCTGAATGCGCCAGGAGACGACGGCAGCTGCAACGAAAATGTGATTCTTGTTCAGTTTCTTCAGACGGCTACAGCAACAGTAAGTCATATTCAAGCTATTGCTTCTCAATGCAGCGATGAATCTTACAATGGTGGAAGGCTTCGTCTGAGGAGTGATTTGGACAGCATCAGCTCCAAGCTTGATATCCACCTGAAGGACCTCAAGGAGATGGTTTCCTCCAGAATTTCTGTGCGTTCTCAAGCTGTCATCGCAACGAGGCCTGCCATTGGTGCAAGCCTAAGCAACAAGAGGTTCTACATCAATGATCTCTTCTTGAGGGTGAGGATTGGGGATTTGGCTCAAAGAAAACAAGCCCTGGTCACCATTGGAGAGCTCCTATCTGAAGATATCGAGTATGTCAAGATTGTAGCTCTTGACATTGATAATAGCATCACTCTCCTGATCAGCTTTCTTGAATCAGGGGATGCATGCATTCAAGAACAGGCTGCAAGAATTGTCTCCCTTATTGCAGGCTATGATTCTTACAGAGGAATGCTTGTGAAAGCAGGTGTGGTTGCTCCACTTGTCCAGTTACTGGATAGTCCAAGCTGCACCAGCACTACTGTTTCATCAAGGGAGAGAGCAGCTCATGCATTGAGGGAGCTGACGAGCAACTCCGACAACGTCTGGGCCGTCTGCGCACAAGGCGGTGTCACCGTGCTCCTGATCGTCTGCGCCAATGTCGATAGCAGGGGCAAGCTGGTCAGCTCCGCTTTCGCGGTGCTGAAGAACCTGAGCagggtggaggaggtgaagaTGTTCATGGTGGAACAAGGTGCAGTTATGGAGTTGGTGAAGCTGTCCCGACAAAAGGAGGAAGAACGCAAAGTTGGATCAGTTGAGCTGCTCCATTACATGGCCTTGGCTGATGCCAATGTCAGACAAGCAGCAATCAGCATGGGGATGATCCAATCACTCACTCAGCTGATGAACCCTGATCTTCCATACTCATCCAAAGCCAGGGAGGTTGCTCTCTCAGCCATTGCATTCTTCTGCCTCCCTTCCAAAGCTCTGACAGATGATCTCATCAGCTCCAATTTTCTTAGCTGGCTTCAAACCTATCTCAACAATGTTGACTATGCTGTCCTGGAATGCACCCTCAACATTCTGGTACGGCTAACGAGGATCTCCGAGGAATACAGCAAGATGGTTGGCAGGGCAGGGTTCATGACTGCCCTGGTAAGCTCACTTGGAGCCAAATCTTGTCAGGTCAGGGAGATGGCAGCACAAGTACTCTGCAACCTACTGTTGCTTCACTCTAACCGTGTAGTTTTCATCCAAGATGGTGATAATCTGAACCGGCTGCTGCAGTCGCTTGAGCACGGTGACGGCAAGACGATGGCGAAGGATTTGGCCATTTCTTGCCTCGTGTCGTTGGCAGAGACCAGTGCTGGAAGGAAGAAGATCATATCGTCTCAACATTTTGTCAGCTTGAAAGGACTCGCAGACTCCGGTGACCTTCCTGCCAAGAAGATCGTGAAGAAACTCTGTGCTAACAAGTTGCAAAGCATTCTTACGAGAATCCGGATCACATGA
- the LOC107277885 gene encoding vacuolar protein 8 isoform X1, whose protein sequence is MPRACGRQSSAKFQSKKPKGGSKKTDQMDSPTDPFIWPGQLGFAYTLQTTRAIRTLSLSFTKQKNYYLHIFNSMSPTPRTSFDPNRSAGMEVAECSEKLQILKASASASMAYSIVQFPVKWQSIKYKLQQLCSNLNAPGDDGSCNENVILVQFLQTATATVSHIQAIASQCSDESYNGGRLRLRSDLDSISSKLDIHLKDLKEMVSSRISVRSQAVIATRPAIGASLSNKRFYINDLFLRVRIGDLAQRKQALVTIGELLSEDIEYVKIVALDIDNSITLLISFLESGDACIQEQAARIVSLIAGYDSYRGMLVKAGVVAPLVQLLDSPSCTSTTVSSRERAAHALRELTSNSDNVWAVCAQGGVTVLLIVCANVDSRGKLVSSAFAVLKNLSRVEEVKMFMVEQGAVMELVKLSRQKEEERKVGSVELLHYMALADANVRQAAISMGMIQSLTQLMNPDLPYSSKAREVALSAIAFFCLPSKALTDDLISSNFLSWLQTYLNNVDYAVLECTLNILVRLTRISEEYSKMVGRAGFMTALVSSLGAKSCQVREMAAQVLCNLLLLHSNRVVFIQDGDNLNRLLQSLEHGDGKTMAKDLAISCLVSLAETSAGRKKIISSQHFVSLKGLADSGDLPAKKIVKKLCANKLQSILTRIRIT, encoded by the coding sequence ATGCCTCGAGCCTGTGGCAGGCAGAGCAGTGCAAAATTCCAATCGAAGAAACCAAAAGGAGGCAGCAAAAAGACAGATCAAATGGATTCACCAACTGATCCATTCATCTGGCCAGGCCAGCTGGGCTTTGCATATACATTGCAGACCACTAGAGCTATAAGAACCTTATCATTATCATTTACTAAACAGAAAAACTACTATCTGCATATCTTCAATTCCATGTCTCCAACTCCAAGAACCAGTTTTGATCCCAACAGGAGTGCAGGAATGGAGGTAGCAGAATGCAGTGAGAAGCTGCAAATTTTAAAGGCATCGGCTTCAGCATCAATGGCTTATTCGATTGTTCAGTTCCCAGTCAAGTGGCAATCCATCAAGTACAAGCTTCAGCAACTCTGTTCCAACCTGAATGCGCCAGGAGACGACGGCAGCTGCAACGAAAATGTGATTCTTGTTCAGTTTCTTCAGACGGCTACAGCAACAGTAAGTCATATTCAAGCTATTGCTTCTCAATGCAGCGATGAATCTTACAATGGTGGAAGGCTTCGTCTGAGGAGTGATTTGGACAGCATCAGCTCCAAGCTTGATATCCACCTGAAGGACCTCAAGGAGATGGTTTCCTCCAGAATTTCTGTGCGTTCTCAAGCTGTCATCGCAACGAGGCCTGCCATTGGTGCAAGCCTAAGCAACAAGAGGTTCTACATCAATGATCTCTTCTTGAGGGTGAGGATTGGGGATTTGGCTCAAAGAAAACAAGCCCTGGTCACCATTGGAGAGCTCCTATCTGAAGATATCGAGTATGTCAAGATTGTAGCTCTTGACATTGATAATAGCATCACTCTCCTGATCAGCTTTCTTGAATCAGGGGATGCATGCATTCAAGAACAGGCTGCAAGAATTGTCTCCCTTATTGCAGGCTATGATTCTTACAGAGGAATGCTTGTGAAAGCAGGTGTGGTTGCTCCACTTGTCCAGTTACTGGATAGTCCAAGCTGCACCAGCACTACTGTTTCATCAAGGGAGAGAGCAGCTCATGCATTGAGGGAGCTGACGAGCAACTCCGACAACGTCTGGGCCGTCTGCGCACAAGGCGGTGTCACCGTGCTCCTGATCGTCTGCGCCAATGTCGATAGCAGGGGCAAGCTGGTCAGCTCCGCTTTCGCGGTGCTGAAGAACCTGAGCagggtggaggaggtgaagaTGTTCATGGTGGAACAAGGTGCAGTTATGGAGTTGGTGAAGCTGTCCCGACAAAAGGAGGAAGAACGCAAAGTTGGATCAGTTGAGCTGCTCCATTACATGGCCTTGGCTGATGCCAATGTCAGACAAGCAGCAATCAGCATGGGGATGATCCAATCACTCACTCAGCTGATGAACCCTGATCTTCCATACTCATCCAAAGCCAGGGAGGTTGCTCTCTCAGCCATTGCATTCTTCTGCCTCCCTTCCAAAGCTCTGACAGATGATCTCATCAGCTCCAATTTTCTTAGCTGGCTTCAAACCTATCTCAACAATGTTGACTATGCTGTCCTGGAATGCACCCTCAACATTCTGGTACGGCTAACGAGGATCTCCGAGGAATACAGCAAGATGGTTGGCAGGGCAGGGTTCATGACTGCCCTGGTAAGCTCACTTGGAGCCAAATCTTGTCAGGTCAGGGAGATGGCAGCACAAGTACTCTGCAACCTACTGTTGCTTCACTCTAACCGTGTAGTTTTCATCCAAGATGGTGATAATCTGAACCGGCTGCTGCAGTCGCTTGAGCACGGTGACGGCAAGACGATGGCGAAGGATTTGGCCATTTCTTGCCTCGTGTCGTTGGCAGAGACCAGTGCTGGAAGGAAGAAGATCATATCGTCTCAACATTTTGTCAGCTTGAAAGGACTCGCAGACTCCGGTGACCTTCCTGCCAAGAAGATCGTGAAGAAACTCTGTGCTAACAAGTTGCAAAGCATTCTTACGAGAATCCGGATCACATGA
- the LOC107277885 gene encoding vacuolar protein 8 isoform X3 has translation MRQETTAAATKIDESYNGGRLRLRSDLDSISSKLDIHLKDLKEMVSSRISVRSQAVIATRPAIGASLSNKRFYINDLFLRVRIGDLAQRKQALVTIGELLSEDIEYVKIVALDIDNSITLLISFLESGDACIQEQAARIVSLIAGYDSYRGMLVKAGVVAPLVQLLDSPSCTSTTVSSRERAAHALRELTSNSDNVWAVCAQGGVTVLLIVCANVDSRGKLVSSAFAVLKNLSRVEEVKMFMVEQGAVMELVKLSRQKEEERKVGSVELLHYMALADANVRQAAISMGMIQSLTQLMNPDLPYSSKAREVALSAIAFFCLPSKALTDDLISSNFLSWLQTYLNNVDYAVLECTLNILVRLTRISEEYSKMVGRAGFMTALVSSLGAKSCQVREMAAQVLCNLLLLHSNRVVFIQDGDNLNRLLQSLEHGDGKTMAKDLAISCLVSLAETSAGRKKIISSQHFVSLKGLADSGDLPAKKIVKKLCANKLQSILTRIRIT, from the exons ATGCGCCAGGAGACGACGGCAGCTGCAACGAAAAT CGATGAATCTTACAATGGTGGAAGGCTTCGTCTGAGGAGTGATTTGGACAGCATCAGCTCCAAGCTTGATATCCACCTGAAGGACCTCAAGGAGATGGTTTCCTCCAGAATTTCTGTGCGTTCTCAAGCTGTCATCGCAACGAGGCCTGCCATTGGTGCAAGCCTAAGCAACAAGAGGTTCTACATCAATGATCTCTTCTTGAGGGTGAGGATTGGGGATTTGGCTCAAAGAAAACAAGCCCTGGTCACCATTGGAGAGCTCCTATCTGAAGATATCGAGTATGTCAAGATTGTAGCTCTTGACATTGATAATAGCATCACTCTCCTGATCAGCTTTCTTGAATCAGGGGATGCATGCATTCAAGAACAGGCTGCAAGAATTGTCTCCCTTATTGCAGGCTATGATTCTTACAGAGGAATGCTTGTGAAAGCAGGTGTGGTTGCTCCACTTGTCCAGTTACTGGATAGTCCAAGCTGCACCAGCACTACTGTTTCATCAAGGGAGAGAGCAGCTCATGCATTGAGGGAGCTGACGAGCAACTCCGACAACGTCTGGGCCGTCTGCGCACAAGGCGGTGTCACCGTGCTCCTGATCGTCTGCGCCAATGTCGATAGCAGGGGCAAGCTGGTCAGCTCCGCTTTCGCGGTGCTGAAGAACCTGAGCagggtggaggaggtgaagaTGTTCATGGTGGAACAAGGTGCAGTTATGGAGTTGGTGAAGCTGTCCCGACAAAAGGAGGAAGAACGCAAAGTTGGATCAGTTGAGCTGCTCCATTACATGGCCTTGGCTGATGCCAATGTCAGACAAGCAGCAATCAGCATGGGGATGATCCAATCACTCACTCAGCTGATGAACCCTGATCTTCCATACTCATCCAAAGCCAGGGAGGTTGCTCTCTCAGCCATTGCATTCTTCTGCCTCCCTTCCAAAGCTCTGACAGATGATCTCATCAGCTCCAATTTTCTTAGCTGGCTTCAAACCTATCTCAACAATGTTGACTATGCTGTCCTGGAATGCACCCTCAACATTCTGGTACGGCTAACGAGGATCTCCGAGGAATACAGCAAGATGGTTGGCAGGGCAGGGTTCATGACTGCCCTGGTAAGCTCACTTGGAGCCAAATCTTGTCAGGTCAGGGAGATGGCAGCACAAGTACTCTGCAACCTACTGTTGCTTCACTCTAACCGTGTAGTTTTCATCCAAGATGGTGATAATCTGAACCGGCTGCTGCAGTCGCTTGAGCACGGTGACGGCAAGACGATGGCGAAGGATTTGGCCATTTCTTGCCTCGTGTCGTTGGCAGAGACCAGTGCTGGAAGGAAGAAGATCATATCGTCTCAACATTTTGTCAGCTTGAAAGGACTCGCAGACTCCGGTGACCTTCCTGCCAAGAAGATCGTGAAGAAACTCTGTGCTAACAAGTTGCAAAGCATTCTTACGAGAATCCGGATCACATGA